Proteins from a genomic interval of Nocardioides jishulii:
- the fliF gene encoding flagellar basal-body MS-ring/collar protein FliF produces MKETATRLLARVRESLAGFSTGQKAIAGVGVLALLLAGFMVFRWVATPSYSPLYSQMSSEDAAAVIEELTATGVPHKLSDDGNTVLVPKEQVHETRIALSGEGLPANKDGGYSLLDEQSLSTSQFQEQTSFKRAMEGELASTIEAIDGVSTAVVHLAMPAKQVFAKEQDPTTASVLVDTQAGKAFTPEQVQAVVHLIASSVDGLAPEKVTVADASGRVLSADAASGGLGAGTRTQAIQEHQDELNAKIQRTLDTVVGPGNSTVAVTANLDFDKSVSTSTTYESDPEAKPLSSNRQRETYTGPGAPGVGGVVGPEGNTEIDGNGNGNGNYAKNSTTEDNAVNSVVERRESAPGAVDSLHIGVALDSNAPIKVSNADMRRLIAAAIGEDLDRGDTVEVTSMPFDRSAQEAAEAELADAEKAEAEAALLALIRNVALGVVVVMVGLLAWMQGRRRARARADATSYVVEQLRLDAQTRAEALPEAPSPALAALESAEHDEVEKMRDELAALVERQPEDVAALLRGWLVEPPR; encoded by the coding sequence ATGAAGGAGACCGCCACCCGCCTCCTCGCCCGCGTCCGTGAGTCGCTGGCCGGCTTCAGCACCGGCCAGAAGGCCATCGCCGGCGTCGGCGTCCTCGCGCTGCTGCTCGCCGGCTTCATGGTCTTCCGCTGGGTCGCCACCCCGAGCTACAGCCCCCTCTACTCGCAGATGAGCTCCGAGGACGCCGCCGCCGTCATCGAGGAGCTCACCGCCACCGGCGTCCCGCACAAGCTCTCCGACGACGGCAACACCGTCCTCGTCCCCAAGGAGCAGGTGCACGAGACCCGGATCGCGCTCAGCGGCGAGGGCCTGCCCGCCAACAAGGACGGCGGCTACTCGCTGCTGGACGAGCAGAGTCTCTCCACCTCGCAGTTCCAGGAGCAGACCTCCTTCAAGCGCGCCATGGAGGGCGAGCTCGCCAGCACGATCGAGGCCATCGACGGCGTCAGCACCGCCGTCGTGCACCTCGCCATGCCCGCCAAGCAGGTCTTCGCCAAGGAGCAGGACCCCACCACCGCCTCGGTCCTGGTCGACACCCAGGCTGGCAAGGCCTTCACGCCCGAGCAGGTCCAGGCCGTGGTCCACCTGATCGCCTCAAGCGTCGACGGCCTGGCCCCCGAGAAGGTGACGGTCGCCGATGCCAGCGGCCGCGTGCTCTCGGCCGACGCCGCCTCCGGCGGCCTCGGCGCCGGCACCCGGACCCAGGCGATCCAGGAGCACCAGGACGAGCTGAACGCCAAGATCCAGCGCACCCTCGACACCGTCGTCGGCCCCGGCAACTCCACCGTCGCCGTGACCGCCAACCTCGACTTCGACAAGTCGGTCAGCACCAGCACGACGTACGAGTCGGACCCCGAGGCGAAGCCGCTCTCGAGCAACCGCCAGCGCGAGACCTACACCGGCCCCGGCGCCCCGGGCGTCGGCGGCGTCGTCGGCCCTGAGGGCAACACCGAGATCGACGGCAACGGCAACGGCAACGGCAACTACGCCAAGAACTCCACCACCGAGGACAACGCGGTCAACTCCGTCGTCGAGCGACGCGAGTCCGCCCCCGGCGCCGTCGACTCCCTGCACATCGGAGTGGCGCTGGACAGCAACGCCCCGATCAAGGTGAGCAACGCCGACATGCGCCGACTGATCGCCGCAGCGATCGGTGAGGACCTCGACCGCGGCGACACCGTCGAGGTCACCTCGATGCCCTTCGACCGCAGCGCCCAGGAGGCCGCCGAGGCCGAGCTGGCCGACGCGGAGAAGGCCGAGGCCGAGGCAGCGCTTCTCGCCCTCATCCGCAACGTGGCCCTCGGCGTGGTCGTGGTCATGGTCGGGCTGCTGGCCTGGATGCAGGGACGCCGCCGCGCCCGGGCTCGCGCCGACGCCACCAGCTACGTGGTCGAGCAGCTCCGACTGGACGCGCAGACACGCGCCGAGGCGCTGCCCGAGGCACCGAGCCCGGCTCTGGCAGCGCTGGAGTCAGCCGAGCACGACGAGGTCGAGAAGATGCGTGACGAGCTCGCGGCCCTGGTCGAGCGCCAGCCCGAGGACGTCGCCGCGCTGCTGCGCGGCTGGCTCGTGGAGCCGCCCCGATGA
- a CDS encoding response regulator yields the protein MHALVIDDSRSMRMILARILRGAGFEITEAGHGQEALDHLTGGLRPDLCLIDWNMPVMNGYEFVTEVRKVREWRDITLMMVTTESEHSRIVAALAAGAHEYVIKPFTADAILDKLELLGLTHDGAIA from the coding sequence GTGCACGCGCTCGTCATCGACGACTCCCGCTCGATGCGGATGATCCTGGCCCGCATCCTGCGCGGCGCCGGGTTCGAGATCACGGAGGCCGGCCACGGCCAGGAGGCGCTCGACCACCTCACTGGTGGGCTGCGCCCCGACCTGTGCCTCATCGACTGGAACATGCCCGTGATGAACGGCTACGAGTTCGTCACCGAGGTCCGCAAGGTGCGCGAGTGGCGCGACATCACTCTGATGATGGTCACCACCGAGAGCGAGCACTCCCGGATCGTCGCCGCCCTCGCCGCCGGCGCCCACGAGTACGTCATCAAGCCCTTCACCGCCGACGCCATCCTCGACAAGCTCGAGCTGCTCGGCCTGACCCACGACGGAGCGATCGCATGA
- a CDS encoding flagellar basal body rod protein FlgB, giving the protein MPFAVSDAVSRVLSSALDGASLRQRVIADNIANVDTPGFRATSVDFESSLRQAIASGRFAAGDASVTARGIPTNTPVGVNGNNVDLRKESLAAIQSQFQYQLLTRAASDRLAVVRTAATGQ; this is encoded by the coding sequence ATGCCCTTCGCTGTCTCCGACGCGGTCTCCCGCGTGCTCAGCTCCGCACTCGACGGGGCGTCGCTGCGCCAACGCGTGATCGCCGACAACATCGCCAACGTCGACACCCCCGGCTTCCGAGCCACCTCGGTCGACTTCGAGTCGTCGCTGCGCCAGGCCATCGCCTCGGGCCGCTTCGCCGCCGGGGACGCCTCGGTGACCGCCCGCGGGATCCCGACCAACACCCCGGTGGGCGTGAACGGCAACAACGTCGACCTGCGCAAGGAGTCGCTGGCCGCGATCCAGTCGCAGTTCCAGTACCAGCTCCTCACCCGCGCGGCCTCCGACCGCCTGGCCGTGGTCCGCACCGCAGCGACGGGGCAGTGA
- the fliS gene encoding flagellar export chaperone FliS, whose product MNANVRQTYLGASVSTASPQRLLVMLYQRLVLDLQRGRDAQEAGQREEANGHLLHAQDIVMELRISLRTDAWSGAPALASLYDWMYTQLVLANTRCDAAMTEHVLALAEQLCDTWRQAALQAAG is encoded by the coding sequence ATGAACGCGAACGTCCGCCAGACCTATCTCGGCGCCTCCGTCTCCACGGCGAGCCCGCAGCGGCTCCTGGTCATGCTCTACCAGCGGCTCGTGCTGGACCTCCAGCGTGGGCGCGACGCCCAGGAGGCCGGCCAGCGCGAGGAGGCGAACGGCCACCTGCTGCACGCCCAGGACATCGTCATGGAGCTGCGCATCAGCCTGCGCACCGACGCCTGGTCGGGCGCCCCTGCCCTCGCCTCGCTCTACGACTGGATGTACACCCAGCTCGTGCTCGCCAACACCCGCTGCGACGCCGCGATGACCGAGCACGTGCTCGCCCTTGCCGAGCAGCTGTGCGACACCTGGCGCCAGGCCGCCCTCCAGGCTGCCGGCTGA
- a CDS encoding chemotaxis protein CheX, giving the protein MTAPASADAQQGAVLSPDDVRTLTEEVWSTFLGHTAPFTAAEARAFTPTWAASVTVKGEWNGMVSMQLTGVGAHRLTCGMLGMDPESDEPSEADVVDAVGELVNMVGGNVKSLVPGPSQLSLPLVATGQFAHGSDQQEIVRLDFAWGDEPVSLTVHSGSPAVSKVNR; this is encoded by the coding sequence ATGACCGCACCCGCGAGCGCGGACGCCCAGCAGGGCGCCGTCCTCAGCCCGGACGACGTCCGCACGCTGACCGAGGAGGTGTGGTCGACGTTCCTGGGCCACACCGCGCCCTTCACCGCCGCCGAGGCTCGCGCCTTCACCCCGACGTGGGCCGCCAGCGTCACCGTCAAGGGCGAGTGGAACGGCATGGTCTCCATGCAGCTGACCGGTGTCGGCGCCCACCGCCTGACCTGCGGCATGCTCGGCATGGACCCCGAGAGCGACGAGCCGTCGGAGGCCGACGTCGTCGACGCCGTCGGCGAGCTGGTCAACATGGTCGGTGGCAACGTGAAGAGCCTCGTGCCCGGTCCCAGCCAGCTCTCCCTGCCTCTGGTCGCCACGGGTCAGTTCGCCCACGGCTCCGACCAGCAGGAGATCGTGCGCCTCGACTTCGCCTGGGGTGACGAACCCGTCTCCCTCACCGTCCACTCGGGAAGTCCCGCCGTCAGCAAGGTGAACCGATGA
- the fliE gene encoding flagellar hook-basal body complex protein FliE, producing the protein MSISGIEAMGFTPYVAPVVTPTALPTVGGPQGPDGAGGEFGELLLDGLERLESVQTNADQLAVKAATGDLDSMHDYTIAATEASVTTQLTVAVRNRAVEAFNEIMRMQV; encoded by the coding sequence ATGAGCATCTCAGGTATCGAGGCGATGGGCTTCACGCCGTACGTCGCCCCGGTGGTCACCCCGACCGCCCTCCCGACGGTCGGCGGACCGCAGGGTCCCGACGGCGCCGGCGGAGAGTTCGGCGAGCTGCTGCTCGACGGCCTCGAGCGCCTCGAGTCGGTGCAGACCAACGCCGACCAGCTCGCCGTCAAGGCTGCCACCGGTGACCTCGACAGCATGCACGACTACACGATCGCCGCGACCGAGGCCAGCGTGACCACCCAGCTGACGGTCGCCGTGCGCAACCGCGCGGTCGAGGCCTTCAACGAGATCATGCGGATGCAGGTCTGA
- a CDS encoding response regulator: protein MKILVVDDSRVMRQIVIRTLRQSGYAGHDVVEAENGLRAVEMVATEKPDLVLSDWNMPEMNGIDALAHLRASGSEVPFGFVTSEGSEEMRARAAAAGALFLIAKPFTPELFDEALSAVLPRA, encoded by the coding sequence ATGAAGATCCTCGTCGTCGACGACAGCCGCGTCATGCGCCAGATCGTCATCCGTACGCTGCGTCAGTCGGGCTATGCCGGCCACGACGTGGTCGAGGCCGAGAACGGCCTCCGGGCCGTCGAGATGGTGGCCACCGAGAAGCCCGACCTCGTGCTCTCCGACTGGAACATGCCCGAGATGAACGGCATCGACGCCCTCGCACACCTGCGGGCCTCCGGCTCAGAGGTGCCCTTCGGCTTCGTCACCTCCGAGGGCTCGGAGGAGATGCGGGCCCGCGCGGCCGCCGCCGGCGCGCTCTTCCTGATCGCCAAGCCCTTCACCCCGGAGCTGTTCGACGAGGCTCTCTCGGCGGTGCTCCCCCGGGCATGA
- the fliG gene encoding flagellar motor switch protein FliG, giving the protein MSAVTTSAGVRKTAVLLIQMGRDKAAQVMNHLSESEVELVSAEIARLSSVSADESTNVLTEFHDLLVARAHVSKGGLDFAHQMLEQSLGPERAAEVIERLNAAAVQMPFQFLHRADPAQIRSFIADEHPQVIALVLAHMTADKASLLLSGLAPQLQAQVAHRIAVMDRTSPEMVRSVEAILERKLSSMLQPTELSQVGGVDPLVNIINRSDRSTERQIVEGLEALDATLADEIKSRMFMFEDIVTLDDRSVQQVLREVDGADLALALKGVPEGAVRNKITGNLSERAAENLLEEVELLGPVRLTQVEEARQNIIRTIRRLEEQGQIMVRRGNDDEFVD; this is encoded by the coding sequence ATGAGCGCCGTGACGACGTCGGCAGGCGTGCGCAAGACCGCCGTCCTGCTGATCCAGATGGGTCGCGACAAGGCTGCCCAGGTGATGAACCACCTCTCCGAGTCGGAGGTCGAGCTGGTCTCCGCCGAGATCGCCCGCCTCAGCTCGGTGAGCGCCGACGAGTCCACCAACGTGCTCACGGAGTTCCACGACCTGCTGGTCGCCCGAGCCCACGTCTCCAAGGGTGGTCTCGACTTCGCCCACCAGATGCTGGAGCAGTCGCTCGGGCCGGAGCGCGCCGCCGAGGTCATCGAGCGCCTCAACGCCGCTGCGGTGCAGATGCCCTTCCAGTTCCTGCACCGGGCCGACCCCGCCCAGATCCGCTCCTTCATCGCCGACGAGCACCCGCAGGTCATCGCCCTGGTGCTCGCCCACATGACCGCGGACAAGGCCTCCCTGCTGCTCTCGGGCCTCGCGCCCCAGCTGCAGGCCCAGGTGGCCCACCGCATCGCGGTGATGGACCGGACCTCCCCCGAGATGGTGCGCTCCGTCGAGGCGATCCTGGAGCGCAAGCTCTCCTCGATGCTCCAGCCCACGGAGCTGTCGCAGGTGGGCGGCGTCGACCCCCTGGTCAACATCATCAACCGCTCCGACCGCTCCACCGAGCGTCAGATCGTCGAGGGCCTGGAGGCGCTCGACGCCACCCTGGCCGACGAGATCAAGAGCCGGATGTTCATGTTCGAGGACATCGTCACCCTCGACGACCGCTCGGTGCAGCAGGTGCTGCGCGAGGTCGACGGTGCCGACCTGGCGCTCGCCCTCAAGGGCGTGCCCGAAGGCGCGGTGCGCAACAAGATCACCGGCAACCTGTCCGAGCGTGCTGCGGAGAACCTGCTCGAGGAGGTCGAGCTGCTCGGCCCGGTCAGGCTCACGCAGGTCGAGGAGGCCAGGCAGAACATCATCCGGACCATCCGCCGCCTCGAGGAGCAGGGCCAGATCATGGTCCGGCGTGGGAACGACGATGAGTTCGTCGACTGA
- a CDS encoding flagellar basal body rod protein FlgC, translated as MGAFDLLHIAGSSLGMHQTWLDALAHNIANANTVTGTDEDAFQAQMVVARARPDGGVSVGGIEYGDPEGRMVHSPDHPLADENGYVRLPDIDMSSQMSQLVMAQRGFQASVQVTKTAQDSYNAALQIGRS; from the coding sequence ATGGGCGCCTTCGACCTGCTCCACATCGCGGGGTCGAGCCTCGGCATGCACCAGACCTGGTTGGACGCCCTGGCCCACAACATCGCCAACGCCAACACGGTCACCGGCACCGACGAGGACGCCTTCCAGGCCCAGATGGTGGTGGCCCGCGCCCGCCCCGACGGCGGTGTCAGCGTCGGTGGCATCGAGTACGGCGACCCGGAGGGCCGGATGGTCCACAGCCCGGACCACCCGCTGGCCGACGAGAACGGCTACGTGCGCCTGCCCGACATCGACATGTCCAGCCAGATGAGCCAGCTGGTCATGGCCCAGCGCGGCTTCCAGGCCTCGGTGCAGGTCACCAAGACCGCCCAGGACTCCTACAACGCTGCCCTGCAGATCGGACGCTCATGA